From the genome of Scytonema hofmannii PCC 7110, one region includes:
- a CDS encoding metal ABC transporter substrate-binding protein → MKYNLNSRQIRRLLYVRSWVVTSGVLLGLWLSGCNSTPNDAVQSQVNPTLGETNTTNQKTKDKKVILTTFTVIADMARNVAGDKAIVESLTKLGSEIHGYEPTPSDLVKAQNADLILDNGLNLERWAEKFYNNISKVPHVTLSADVQPVEIAEDVYKGKPNPHAWMSPQNALIYVENIRKALVDLDPANTNTYNANAKTYSQKIRDIDQKLRKEMSVVSQDKRYMVSCEGAFSYITRDYGLKEVYLWAVNSEQQATPKQVEKVINKVKANQIPVIFCESTVSDKAQRQVARETGAKFGGVFYVDSLSSPDGPASTYLKLLEHNVTTLIKGLQGS, encoded by the coding sequence ATGAAATATAATCTCAACAGTCGCCAGATACGAAGGCTGCTCTATGTACGTTCGTGGGTTGTAACATCTGGGGTGCTGTTAGGACTCTGGCTGAGTGGGTGCAACTCCACACCGAATGATGCTGTGCAGTCACAGGTAAATCCAACCTTAGGAGAAACCAATACCACAAACCAAAAGACAAAAGACAAAAAGGTAATTCTGACGACGTTTACAGTGATCGCCGACATGGCGCGGAATGTGGCGGGAGATAAGGCGATTGTTGAATCTCTTACCAAACTTGGCTCAGAAATTCATGGTTATGAACCAACACCTAGCGATCTAGTTAAGGCACAAAACGCTGACTTGATTTTAGATAATGGTTTGAACTTAGAACGGTGGGCGGAGAAATTTTATAACAACATCTCTAAGGTTCCTCATGTCACTCTAAGTGCAGATGTTCAACCTGTAGAAATTGCAGAGGATGTTTACAAAGGTAAACCTAACCCCCATGCTTGGATGTCACCACAAAACGCCTTAATTTACGTAGAGAATATTCGCAAAGCGCTAGTTGATTTAGACCCAGCGAATACGAACACCTACAATGCCAACGCTAAGACATACAGCCAGAAGATTAGGGACATTGACCAAAAGCTACGAAAAGAGATGTCAGTGGTTTCACAAGACAAGCGGTACATGGTCAGTTGTGAAGGGGCTTTTTCCTACATCACCCGCGATTATGGCTTAAAAGAAGTATATCTCTGGGCAGTTAACTCAGAACAGCAAGCGACTCCCAAACAGGTTGAAAAGGTTATTAATAAGGTTAAGGCAAATCAAATACCAGTTATTTTTTGTGAAAGTACGGTGAGCGATAAAGCGCAACGTCAAGTAGCCAGGGAAACGGGTGCAAAATTTGGCGGAGTTTTCTATGTTGATTCCCTCTCCTCTCCTGATGGTCCAGCATCGACTTATCTCAAGTTACTGGAACATAACGTCACAACTCTCATTAAAGGATTACAGGGAAGTTAG
- a CDS encoding metal ABC transporter ATP-binding protein encodes MESISINVENLTVAYHGKVALHGASLQIKAGSISGLVGMNGSGKSTLFKAIMGFVKPTTGRVLINSLPIRIVQKKNLVAYVPQSEEVDWNFPVSVHEVVMMGRYGYMNVLRIPSAKDKRVVRESLERVQMWEMRARQIGELSGGQKKRAFFARALAQQGKVLLLDEPFTGVDIKTEKTMIDLLLELRNMGHTILVSTHDLASITTFCDQVILINRTILAYGNTSEVFTEENLSRTFGGSLGDLPFSKSRLARENQEAL; translated from the coding sequence ATGGAATCTATCAGTATTAATGTAGAAAACTTAACAGTTGCCTACCACGGCAAGGTGGCATTGCATGGTGCTTCTTTGCAAATCAAAGCAGGCTCAATTAGTGGGCTGGTTGGAATGAACGGGAGTGGTAAATCAACCCTATTTAAAGCAATTATGGGGTTTGTGAAGCCAACAACGGGGAGGGTATTAATTAACAGCTTGCCTATTAGAATAGTGCAGAAAAAGAATTTGGTGGCATATGTGCCGCAGTCAGAAGAAGTGGACTGGAATTTTCCAGTGAGCGTCCACGAAGTCGTGATGATGGGACGCTACGGATATATGAATGTACTGAGAATTCCCTCTGCAAAAGATAAAAGGGTGGTTCGAGAGAGTTTGGAGAGGGTGCAGATGTGGGAAATGCGCGCTCGCCAAATTGGGGAACTCTCAGGAGGACAAAAAAAACGTGCCTTTTTTGCGCGTGCTTTGGCACAACAAGGAAAAGTCTTACTGTTAGATGAACCATTCACAGGGGTAGATATCAAAACAGAAAAAACCATGATTGACCTATTACTTGAATTGCGAAATATGGGTCATACTATTTTGGTTTCTACCCACGATTTAGCTTCAATTACGACTTTCTGTGACCAAGTAATTCTCATCAACCGCACTATCCTAGCTTACGGCAATACCTCTGAAGTCTTCACAGAAGAAAATCTCTCTCGTACCTTTGGCGGTTCTCTAGGAGATTTGCCATTTAGCAAAAGCCGCTTAGCGCGTGAAAATCAGGAGGCATTGTAA